A single Pangasianodon hypophthalmus isolate fPanHyp1 chromosome 27, fPanHyp1.pri, whole genome shotgun sequence DNA region contains:
- the LOC113531477 gene encoding uncharacterized protein LOC113531477, which yields MAWCRTALWIWLLTAVYERCCSSPSSFSKSLSLTRAVRSRVQQLLLRYKEEQFGDTNFDDKRIVLKTLPTVTINYRTWLQMEDTERLYRASHDLQSFWTHLESQRQKLQGNSGRSEGKEMKKRNRRGRPCQSLSQSILGIQLDLRDLMRQVNSQVCTHKIQPCYPFALSSQLLSINTLKKDDYTHTPPSTTTTSSSTSRPSVPSTSTSTSTVSPPGSTLSALDLILSSTLRTTAVPSVTQPRKGEPSPGTVQENTPKAVSSQWMSVLEGYVILRDLERYLSRLVRDYTLLRAKY from the exons atggcATGGTGCAGAACAGCTCTGTGGATCTGGCTCTTAACAGCAGTGTATGAGAGGTGCTGCTCTTCTCCTAGTAGTTTCTCTAAGTCCCTCAGCCTGACCCGCGCTGTCCGCTCCCGTGTTCAGCAGCTTCTTCTCAGATAC aaagAAGAACAGTTTGGTGATACGAACTTTGATGACAAGAGGATCGTATTAAAAACACTACCAACAGTCACCATTAACTATCGGACCTGGCTGCAAatggag gacactGAGCGCTTGTACCGTGCTTCTCATGACCTTCAATCATTCTGGACTCACCTGGAGAGTCAGCGTCAGAAACTGCAGGGGAATAGTGGTCGATCTGAAGGGAAAGAGATGAAGAAGAGAAACAGGCGAGGAAGACCATGTCAGTCCTTGTCCCAGAGCATTCTGGGAATCCAGCTGGACCTCCGGGACCTCATGAGACAAGTCAACTCTCAGGTATGTACACACAAAATCCAGCCCTGCTATCC TTTCGCTCTTTCTTCACAGCTACTCagcataaacacattaaagaaggatgactacacacacacacctccttcaaCCACCACCACTTCTTCTTCAACCTCCAGGCCGAGTGTACCCTCGACCTCGACCTCAACCTCGACCGTCTCTCCGCCTGGCTCCACTCTTTCTGCTCTGGATCTGATTCTGTCCTCCACTCTCCGTACCACGGCTGTCCCGTCAGTCACTCAGCCCAGAAAGGGTGAGCCTTCCCCGGGCACGGTGCAGGAGAACACTCCTAAGGCTGTCTCTTCTCAGTGGATGTCCGTTCTCGAGGGCTACGTCATCCTCCGTGACCTCGAGCGCTACCTAAGCAGGCTAGTGCGGGATTATACGCTGCTGCGGGCTAAATACTGA